In Listeria cossartiae subsp. cossartiae, the following proteins share a genomic window:
- a CDS encoding DUF1934 domain-containing protein, which yields MTANQMERKKVTIHITNVIRQMDAEEKSDMSVSGVFYRDKGNRYLHYEEKQLAGTIRTVLKIADNELLLMRSGAVNMRMHFFRDNRRSTASVDSGAGKLQLESELVSMEELYENKPDVLSEVAFQYDLLSHGEYIGSYTVLMKIEEDAE from the coding sequence ATGACAGCCAATCAAATGGAACGAAAAAAAGTAACTATTCATATCACCAATGTCATCCGTCAGATGGATGCAGAAGAAAAATCCGATATGTCTGTTTCGGGTGTTTTTTACCGCGATAAAGGTAATCGGTATCTGCATTATGAGGAAAAACAATTAGCTGGAACAATTCGTACGGTTCTTAAAATTGCTGACAACGAACTGCTTTTAATGAGAAGTGGTGCCGTAAATATGAGAATGCACTTTTTTCGAGATAATCGGAGAAGTACTGCGTCTGTTGATTCAGGAGCAGGGAAATTACAATTAGAATCAGAATTAGTTTCAATGGAAGAACTATATGAAAATAAGCCGGATGTGCTGAGTGAAGTCGCATTTCAATATGATTTGCTAAGTCACGGCGAATACATTGGCTCATATACTGTTTTAATGAAAATAGAGGAGGACGCAGAATGA
- a CDS encoding HD domain-containing protein, with amino-acid sequence MSYLTEKLLEEKVFKDPVHGYVHVSDKLIWDLIATKEFQRLRRIHQLGTTSLTFHGAEHSRFNHSLGVYEIVRQIIDVTFANEPQLDPEERMVALCAALLHDLGHGPFSHAFEKVFGTDHEAYTQEIIIGDTEVSEVLMRVGEEFPLKVAAIIKKNYPNQTLVKLISSQIDADRMDYLLRDAYYTGVSYGKFDIERILRVLRPSPDGNGVIVKYSGMHAVEDYIMSRYQMYQQVYFHPVSRSGEVLLWKILERAKKLYCAGYEFQVTPIQVLPFFLNEVSLKEYIVLDDIVLMYYFSIWQEEADPILSDLCSRFLNRRLLRYTNYDPKEDAEFYAELKGLLEKADIDPSYYLVIDSSSDLPYDYYLPGVGSGKDPIKLLMGNGELRELSTESPVVEAIGRERRTDIKLYYPLDFIESGRVDQEIAERMISIIHAHSLKEK; translated from the coding sequence ATGAGTTATTTAACAGAGAAACTACTGGAAGAAAAAGTATTCAAAGATCCAGTGCATGGATATGTACATGTTTCTGATAAATTAATTTGGGATTTAATTGCTACAAAAGAGTTTCAGCGTTTGCGGCGAATACACCAATTGGGGACGACCTCGCTCACTTTTCACGGGGCGGAACACAGCCGTTTTAATCATTCGTTAGGCGTTTACGAAATCGTTCGGCAAATCATTGATGTGACGTTTGCGAATGAGCCGCAACTTGATCCGGAAGAGCGTATGGTTGCTTTGTGCGCTGCGCTTTTACATGATTTAGGTCATGGTCCATTTTCACACGCTTTTGAAAAGGTTTTTGGGACGGATCATGAGGCTTATACACAGGAGATTATTATTGGTGATACCGAAGTCAGTGAAGTATTGATGCGGGTTGGAGAAGAGTTTCCGCTAAAAGTTGCCGCTATTATTAAGAAAAACTATCCTAATCAAACGCTAGTGAAGTTGATTTCTAGTCAGATTGATGCGGATCGAATGGATTATTTACTGCGAGATGCTTATTATACCGGCGTTAGTTACGGGAAGTTTGATATCGAGCGGATTTTGCGGGTGTTAAGGCCAAGTCCAGATGGCAATGGGGTCATTGTGAAATATTCTGGAATGCATGCGGTAGAAGACTATATTATGAGTCGCTACCAAATGTATCAACAAGTATATTTTCACCCAGTTAGTCGAAGCGGTGAAGTATTATTATGGAAAATCCTCGAGCGCGCCAAAAAGTTATATTGCGCTGGCTATGAATTTCAGGTTACACCGATTCAAGTACTACCATTCTTTTTGAATGAAGTAAGTTTAAAAGAGTATATCGTACTGGATGATATTGTGTTGATGTACTACTTTTCCATTTGGCAAGAGGAAGCTGATCCGATTTTAAGTGATTTGTGTAGCCGCTTTTTGAATAGGAGATTGCTTAGATACACCAACTACGATCCAAAAGAAGATGCTGAATTTTATGCAGAACTAAAAGGACTACTTGAAAAAGCAGATATTGACCCGTCGTATTATTTAGTGATTGATTCTTCCAGCGATTTGCCTTACGATTACTATCTTCCAGGAGTTGGTAGCGGGAAAGACCCGATTAAACTTTTGATGGGAAACGGGGAGTTACGCGAATTATCGACCGAATCTCCAGTTGTTGAAGCGATTGGTCGGGAGCGGCGGACGGATATAAAATTGTATTATCCGCTTGATTTTATCGAGAGCGGGCGAGTGGATCAAGAAATTGCGGAAAGAATGATTTCGATTATTCATGCGCATTCCCTCAAAGAAAAATAA
- a CDS encoding 2-hydroxymuconate tautomerase: MPFVTIQFLEGRTDDQKKALVSEVTEVVSKNLKAPKENIHVILEEMKKTDYGVGGVRKSDI, from the coding sequence ATGCCATTTGTTACCATTCAATTTTTAGAAGGTCGTACGGACGATCAAAAGAAAGCTTTAGTGAGCGAAGTAACTGAAGTTGTTTCCAAAAACCTAAAAGCACCGAAAGAAAACATTCATGTAATTTTAGAAGAAATGAAAAAAACAGATTACGGTGTTGGCGGCGTAAGAAAATCAGATATTTAA
- a CDS encoding site-2 protease family protein produces MPSFLAYPLEMIPYVVATLLIAFTIHEWAHALVALAFGDDTAKNQGRLSLNPIVHIDLFGLLMILIAGFGWAKPTPVNRFKLKKRRLGSILVSLAGPISNLFLAIVGIGFYALFLNFSFFTYGSVTETFLMIFVDLNLVLFVFNLIPLPPLDGYQILVEFLPMSARAKLEPLERYAILIFLVVAVTPISEFTIQPIFDTVIPFVLNVILAIFGLTSF; encoded by the coding sequence ATGCCTAGTTTTCTCGCTTACCCACTAGAAATGATACCTTATGTTGTTGCTACATTATTAATTGCTTTTACCATCCATGAATGGGCTCATGCTTTGGTTGCGCTCGCTTTTGGGGATGACACAGCCAAAAATCAAGGGAGATTGTCCTTGAACCCAATTGTACATATTGATTTATTCGGTTTACTGATGATCTTAATTGCCGGTTTCGGTTGGGCTAAACCGACCCCAGTCAATCGATTTAAATTAAAGAAGCGCCGACTTGGCAGTATACTTGTTTCGCTTGCTGGTCCAATCAGTAATTTATTCCTTGCGATTGTTGGTATTGGTTTTTATGCACTGTTTTTAAATTTTTCTTTCTTTACATATGGCTCGGTTACAGAAACATTTTTAATGATTTTTGTGGACTTAAATCTAGTATTATTTGTATTTAACTTAATTCCACTTCCGCCACTGGATGGCTACCAAATTTTAGTAGAGTTTTTACCAATGTCTGCTAGAGCCAAACTTGAACCGCTAGAACGATATGCGATACTTATTTTCCTAGTAGTTGCGGTAACGCCTATCTCCGAATTTACGATTCAACCGATTTTTGATACTGTGATTCCGTTTGTTCTAAATGTGATTTTAGCAATATTTGGTCTAACGTCATTTTAA